A region of the Campylobacter subantarcticus LMG 24377 genome:
GCTTATAAGATCATCTTCAATACTTACAAATTCTTTACGCTCATAAGCCTCACAAGCTGCTCTTGCTATCATTAAAGCATTATCTGAACAATACTCAAGCGGAGCTAGTAAAAGTTCGCATTGATAATTTTGACATAAATGCTCTATTTGACTTCTTAAACTTAAATTTGCACTAGCTCCACCTACTATACCAAAACGTTTAAATTTATACTCTTTAAAAATTTTTTCTAGCTTATTTAAAATATGTGCTATGGCTGCTTTTTGAAATGCAAAGGCAATTTTACTTTTACGCTCCAAACTTAACTCTTCTTTTAAAATTTCTAAACGCACTTGGTTTTTAAGCCCTGAAAAGCTGTAAGCTAAATCTTTAGAATGAAGTAAGGGTATACTAAATTCTAAATTACTTTCTTTTGTATTTTTAGCTAAATTTTCTATGATAGCTCCACCTGGATAACCAAGATCCATCATCTTAGCTACTTTATCAAAACTTTCTCCAAAACTATCATCATTTGTTCTTACAAGCTCTGTGATTTTACCTTGCTCATCAATAAAAAGCACCATAGTATGCCCACCACTAACAAGTAACACCCCCATATCAAATCTAGCTTTTTTATCCAAAAACATAGAGTAGATATGCCCTTTTAAGTGGTTAATTGCTATAAGTGGCAAATTTAAACTAATAGCTAGCATTTTAGCCATAGCTACCCCACCTATCAAACTCACACTAAGACCAGGTTCATTTGTAACTGCTATGGCACAAAGTTTATCAAAGTATTTTTGGCATTTTTCTAAGATTTTAGGTAAAGCTTCACTGTGCAATCTTGCTGCAAGTTCAGGCACTACCCCGCCATAAACACTATGGGCATTTTCTTGAGAGATTTTTTTATGAAATTTACACTCGTATGTATTTTTATCTATAATCGCAATAGAACTATCATCACATGAGCTTTCTATGGCAAGAATTAAGCTTTTCATTGAAATTCCACCAAAATCGTGCCGATAAATTTATCTTTTTGCTCTGCTTTTTCTATGGCTTTTACGGGTATATTTACTTTTTTGATTTCTTTAAAATTTGTCTTTTTTTCTAAGGCTTGATTGGCTAAATTTGCATTTTTTAACTCATAAAATTCTACTCTATAAATTTTTCTTTTTTTATCTAAAGAATAACGACTTTGCATTTGATTTTTACTAATTTCTATGTCACTTTCATCACTACCCTTATCAAAGCCTATGACATTAACCCTTACACCCACAATAGAAGGAATTTTAAAGCTGTTTTTTACCATGATTTTTTGAGCAAAAGCTGTTTGTATGTTTTTTCCATCTACTATCATTTCAACGCTATCTAGGGCATTTGAAAATTCAAAGTATTCAGGATATAGTCTAGTTTGTAAGCGATTACCATAATTGATTGAGTATGAATTAGTATTTGAAATCACCGCTGTGATCTCATTACTTGCTTCATAATTTAAAGCTTGATTGATAGGGAAAGGTAAAAAATTCAC
Encoded here:
- the tsaD gene encoding tRNA (adenosine(37)-N6)-threonylcarbamoyltransferase complex transferase subunit TsaD; the encoded protein is MKSLILAIESSCDDSSIAIIDKNTYECKFHKKISQENAHSVYGGVVPELAARLHSEALPKILEKCQKYFDKLCAIAVTNEPGLSVSLIGGVAMAKMLAISLNLPLIAINHLKGHIYSMFLDKKARFDMGVLLVSGGHTMVLFIDEQGKITELVRTNDDSFGESFDKVAKMMDLGYPGGAIIENLAKNTKESNLEFSIPLLHSKDLAYSFSGLKNQVRLEILKEELSLERKSKIAFAFQKAAIAHILNKLEKIFKEYKFKRFGIVGGASANLSLRSQIEHLCQNYQCELLLAPLEYCSDNALMIARAACEAYERKEFVSIEDDLISPKVKKLQGVL